A genome region from Nocardioides cynanchi includes the following:
- a CDS encoding inositol monophosphatase family protein, whose protein sequence is MTGLADDGALAVSLVVEAGRLAARMRAEGVATEHKTSVSDVVTAADRAAEQLITRRLAQERPDDAIVGEEGASRSGTSGRTWVIDPVDGTWNFVNGLTWWCSAIALVGPDDVLLGAVHHPHDDAVFVGGPTLPSTRNGEPLPQLGDRPLAESCATTYLHPPFYEGAAGAAFVRAVSAAATLRMLGSGTMDHMAVAQGQMDVFFQHSVHDWDWYPGMAIVRGAGGVARRTTAGGVEWSVSGVPTAVAEVCAALASE, encoded by the coding sequence GTGACCGGTCTGGCGGACGACGGGGCGCTGGCTGTGAGCCTGGTCGTCGAGGCCGGACGCCTGGCCGCCCGGATGCGTGCCGAGGGGGTGGCCACCGAGCACAAGACCTCGGTCAGCGACGTGGTCACCGCCGCGGACCGGGCCGCCGAACAGCTGATCACCCGGCGGCTCGCACAGGAGCGCCCCGACGACGCGATCGTCGGCGAGGAGGGCGCCTCCCGGTCCGGCACGAGCGGTCGGACCTGGGTGATCGACCCGGTCGACGGCACCTGGAACTTCGTGAACGGCCTGACCTGGTGGTGCTCGGCGATCGCCTTGGTGGGGCCCGACGACGTCCTGCTCGGCGCGGTCCACCACCCGCACGACGACGCCGTGTTCGTCGGCGGCCCCACGTTGCCGTCGACCAGGAACGGCGAGCCACTGCCACAGCTCGGCGACCGTCCGCTCGCCGAGTCGTGCGCCACCACCTACCTCCACCCGCCCTTCTACGAGGGCGCGGCCGGTGCGGCGTTCGTGCGAGCGGTCTCAGCCGCGGCCACCCTGCGGATGCTGGGCTCGGGGACCATGGACCACATGGCCGTGGCGCAGGGCCAGATGGACGTCTTCTTCCAGCACAGCGTGCACGACTGGGACTGGTACCCGGGCATGGCGATCGTGCGCGGCGCCGGCGGCGTGGCGCGGCGTACGACGGCGGGCGGGGTCGAGTGGTCGGTCTCGGGCGTGCCCACGGCGGTCGCCGAGGTCTGCGCGGCGCTCGCCTCCGAGTGA
- a CDS encoding thiamine pyrophosphate-binding protein produces MESWHRIDTDEVPDEGRVTSLVVDGRAVALTRCRGAVGALENHCPHQGGPVGEGSIENGWLRCPWHGYDYDPLTGIPPEGFSDAVTAYAVEEREDGVFVRLPDHEAPVRTVADVMVETLVAHGIDTVFGMVGHSNLGLAEAMRKAEARGELTYVGIRHEGAAAFAASAYGKLTGRPAACFAIAGPGSTNLLTGLYDAKLDGSPVLALSGQVPTSVRGRGAFQDLDLEAVFRDVSVWNATVSGGSDHAELAALAVKHACDGRGVAHLVFPDEVQVQVSDAAAMVPGGRSTNRRIRPDVEALDAAAAAIRAAKRPVVVAGHGARGAEAELIAFAEELNAPVLTTFKAKGLVPDTHPLGAGVLGRSGTPVASWLMNESDLLVVVGASFSNHTGIASYKTIVQVDDEPAAIGRFHPVTFPVLADAALALDALRESAVDGEPDDQRADVAARWELWRAEKQRRAVDDRGHGVSAAAVFAALSDALPANAVVTVDVGNHAYSLGRYLESKGQPVLMSGYLGSIGFGYPAALGAWAADRSRPIVAVTGDGGFGQYAAELTTAVKYGIPVKHVLLDNHALGKIAKEQVAGDFPVWHTSLHNPDWAAYAELCGATGITVTAAEQLPDAMRRLFAAEGPTLLHVEQDAALV; encoded by the coding sequence ATGGAGAGCTGGCACCGGATCGACACCGACGAGGTTCCCGACGAGGGCCGGGTGACGAGCCTCGTCGTCGACGGTCGCGCGGTCGCCCTGACCCGCTGTCGTGGGGCGGTGGGTGCGCTGGAGAACCACTGCCCGCACCAGGGCGGACCGGTGGGCGAGGGCTCGATCGAGAACGGCTGGCTGCGCTGCCCCTGGCACGGCTACGACTACGACCCGCTCACGGGGATCCCGCCGGAGGGCTTCTCCGACGCGGTGACGGCGTACGCCGTCGAGGAGCGCGAGGACGGGGTCTTCGTGCGGCTTCCAGACCACGAGGCACCGGTGCGGACCGTGGCGGACGTCATGGTGGAGACACTGGTCGCGCACGGCATCGACACGGTCTTCGGCATGGTCGGGCACTCCAACCTGGGCCTCGCCGAAGCCATGCGGAAGGCCGAGGCGCGGGGCGAGCTCACCTACGTCGGGATCCGGCACGAGGGCGCAGCCGCCTTCGCCGCCAGCGCCTACGGCAAGCTCACCGGCCGTCCGGCCGCCTGCTTCGCGATCGCCGGGCCGGGCTCGACCAACCTCCTGACCGGTCTGTACGACGCCAAGCTGGACGGCTCGCCGGTCCTCGCTCTGTCCGGCCAGGTCCCCACCAGCGTCCGTGGGCGGGGCGCCTTCCAGGACCTCGACCTCGAAGCGGTCTTCCGTGACGTGTCGGTGTGGAACGCCACCGTCAGCGGCGGGAGCGACCACGCCGAGCTGGCCGCGCTCGCGGTCAAGCACGCCTGTGACGGTCGGGGGGTGGCTCATCTGGTCTTCCCCGACGAGGTCCAGGTGCAGGTTAGCGACGCGGCGGCCATGGTCCCGGGTGGTCGCTCCACCAACCGGAGGATCCGCCCGGACGTCGAAGCCCTCGACGCGGCCGCTGCGGCGATCCGTGCTGCGAAGCGACCTGTGGTCGTGGCCGGCCACGGTGCTCGTGGCGCCGAGGCGGAGCTGATCGCCTTCGCCGAGGAGCTGAACGCGCCGGTGCTGACCACCTTCAAGGCCAAGGGCCTCGTCCCCGACACCCATCCCCTGGGAGCCGGAGTGCTGGGCCGCAGCGGGACGCCCGTGGCCAGCTGGCTGATGAACGAGTCCGACCTGCTCGTGGTCGTCGGGGCGTCGTTCTCCAACCACACCGGCATCGCGTCGTACAAGACGATCGTGCAGGTCGATGACGAGCCGGCCGCCATCGGCCGCTTCCACCCCGTCACCTTCCCGGTCCTGGCCGACGCGGCGCTGGCTCTCGACGCGCTGCGGGAGTCCGCGGTCGACGGCGAGCCGGACGACCAGCGAGCCGACGTGGCAGCACGCTGGGAGCTCTGGCGCGCGGAGAAGCAGCGCCGGGCGGTCGACGACCGGGGCCACGGGGTCTCGGCGGCGGCCGTGTTCGCCGCACTCTCGGACGCGCTGCCCGCGAACGCCGTCGTGACCGTCGACGTGGGCAACCATGCCTACTCGCTCGGTCGCTACCTCGAGTCGAAGGGCCAGCCGGTCCTGATGTCGGGCTACCTCGGCTCGATCGGCTTCGGCTATCCGGCTGCCCTCGGCGCCTGGGCAGCCGACCGGTCCCGGCCGATCGTCGCGGTCACCGGGGACGGCGGGTTCGGACAGTACGCCGCGGAGCTCACCACGGCGGTCAAGTACGGCATCCCGGTCAAGCACGTCCTCCTCGACAACCATGCACTGGGGAAGATCGCCAAGGAGCAGGTGGCCGGTGACTTCCCGGTCTGGCACACCTCGCTCCACAACCCCGACTGGGCGGCGTACGCCGAGCTGTGCGGAGCCACCGGCATCACGGTCACGGCCGCCGAGCAGCTTCCCGATGCCATGCGCAGGCTGTTCGCCGCCGAGGGGCCTACGCTGCTCCACGTCGAGCAGGACGCGGCACTGGTGTGA
- a CDS encoding RNA polymerase sigma factor, translating to MAESGTTPSSEADLVSGLRARDEAAFATLVDQWGPTMQRAARGHVSTDAVAEEVVQDTWVAVLRGIDRFEGRSSLRTWVFRILANTAKTRGIRERRTIPMSSLAGSLDAGPTVGADRFRGDGDEHPGGWKRFPADWPVGVTGEHRVLGEEVGGVVSSALAELPARQRSVVTLRDLDGLDADEVCALLGLSAGNQRVLLHRGRALVRSRLEDHFGDAARWGATP from the coding sequence GTGGCCGAGTCCGGAACGACGCCCTCGTCCGAGGCCGACCTCGTCTCCGGTCTGCGGGCGCGCGACGAGGCGGCCTTCGCGACACTGGTCGACCAGTGGGGGCCGACGATGCAGCGCGCGGCTCGCGGTCATGTCTCGACCGATGCCGTGGCCGAGGAGGTCGTGCAGGACACCTGGGTGGCCGTGCTCCGGGGCATCGACCGGTTCGAGGGCAGGTCGTCCCTGCGGACCTGGGTCTTCCGGATCCTGGCCAACACCGCCAAGACCCGCGGGATCCGGGAACGGCGGACGATCCCGATGAGCAGTCTGGCCGGAAGCCTCGATGCGGGCCCGACCGTAGGCGCCGACCGGTTCCGCGGGGACGGTGACGAGCACCCCGGCGGCTGGAAGCGCTTCCCGGCCGACTGGCCGGTCGGGGTGACCGGCGAGCACCGGGTGCTGGGTGAGGAGGTCGGTGGCGTGGTCTCGTCGGCTCTGGCCGAGCTGCCCGCCCGGCAGCGCAGCGTGGTGACCTTGCGCGACCTGGACGGTCTCGACGCGGACGAGGTGTGCGCGCTGCTCGGGCTCAGCGCGGGGAACCAGCGGGTTCTGCTCCACCGCGGGCGGGCCCTGGTCCGGTCGCGTCTGGAGGACCACTTCGGCGACGCCGCGCGCTGGGGAGCCACCCCGTGA
- a CDS encoding anti-sigma factor family protein → MSELTCEQLVELVTDYLEEALTPEARRRFERHTALCPGCDVYLDQIRITIAELGRLTPERVAPDARDRLLAAFRGWAAETR, encoded by the coding sequence GTGAGCGAGCTCACCTGTGAGCAGCTGGTCGAGCTGGTCACCGACTACCTCGAGGAAGCACTGACCCCCGAGGCGCGCCGACGGTTCGAGCGCCACACGGCACTGTGCCCGGGCTGCGACGTCTACCTCGACCAGATCCGGATCACGATCGCCGAGCTCGGTCGGCTCACTCCCGAGCGCGTGGCACCGGACGCCCGAGACCGGCTGCTCGCGGCGTTCCGGGGCTGGGCCGCCGAAACGCGCTAG
- the pgsA gene encoding phosphatidylinositol phosphate synthase, with product MLERFRRFWTAVFAPIGDFLLRHGVSPNAVTFVGTIGVVAGALVCFPQGWLLAGVLVIVVFVFSDMIDGYMARTSGQVSLFGSFLDSTLDRIGDAAIFGGLAMYYVGPGDNRWWAALAVYCLAMGSVTSYARAKAESLGMQAKVGIAERADRLVAILFVTGLSDLLRLLGVDDRVMWLIPLGLALLAVASTITVAQRIYVVHLQSRDLTATTE from the coding sequence ATGCTCGAACGATTCCGCCGGTTCTGGACCGCTGTCTTCGCACCCATCGGCGACTTCCTGCTCCGGCACGGCGTCAGCCCCAACGCGGTGACCTTCGTGGGCACGATCGGCGTCGTCGCCGGCGCCCTGGTCTGCTTCCCGCAGGGCTGGCTGCTGGCCGGCGTCCTGGTGATCGTGGTCTTCGTCTTCAGCGACATGATCGACGGCTACATGGCCCGCACCAGCGGTCAGGTCTCGCTGTTCGGCTCGTTCCTGGACTCCACCCTCGACCGGATCGGCGACGCCGCGATCTTCGGCGGCCTGGCGATGTACTACGTCGGCCCCGGCGACAACCGCTGGTGGGCCGCGCTGGCGGTCTACTGCCTGGCGATGGGCTCGGTCACGTCGTACGCCCGCGCCAAGGCCGAGTCGCTCGGCATGCAGGCCAAGGTCGGGATCGCCGAGCGCGCGGACCGGCTCGTGGCGATCCTGTTCGTCACCGGTCTGTCCGACCTGCTGCGGCTGCTCGGGGTCGACGACCGCGTGATGTGGCTGATCCCGCTCGGGCTGGCGCTCCTCGCGGTGGCGAGCACGATCACGGTCGCCCAGCGCATCTACGTGGTGCACCTCCAGTCACGCGACCTGACCGCCACCACCGAATAG
- the pdxS gene encoding pyridoxal 5'-phosphate synthase lyase subunit PdxS, whose protein sequence is MAEQTSESTTSTSSGTGTNRVKRGMAEMLKGGVIMDVVTAEQAKIAEDAGAVAVMALERVPADIRAQGGVSRMSDPDMIDSIIEAVSIPVMAKARIGHFAEAQVLQSLGVDYIDESEVLTPADYANHIDKWQFTVPFVCGATNLGEALRRITEGAAMIRSKGEAGTGDVSNAVTHMRTIRAELRRLHGLSEDELYVAAKELQAPYDLVREVAAAGKLPVVLFTAGGIATPADAAMMMQLGAEGVFVGSGIFKSGNPAERAEAIVKATTFYDDPDVVAKVSRGLGEAMVGINVDEIPQPHRLSERGW, encoded by the coding sequence ATGGCTGAGCAGACTTCCGAGAGCACCACGAGCACCTCGTCCGGCACCGGCACCAACCGCGTCAAGCGCGGCATGGCCGAGATGCTCAAGGGCGGCGTGATCATGGACGTGGTCACGGCCGAGCAGGCCAAGATCGCCGAGGACGCCGGCGCCGTCGCCGTGATGGCGCTCGAGCGCGTGCCTGCCGACATCCGTGCCCAGGGCGGCGTCTCCCGGATGAGCGACCCCGACATGATCGACAGCATCATCGAGGCCGTCTCCATCCCGGTGATGGCCAAGGCGCGGATCGGGCACTTCGCCGAGGCGCAGGTGCTCCAGAGCCTCGGGGTCGACTACATCGACGAGTCCGAGGTGCTCACGCCGGCCGACTACGCCAACCACATCGACAAGTGGCAGTTCACCGTGCCGTTCGTGTGCGGTGCGACCAACCTGGGCGAGGCCCTGCGCCGGATCACCGAGGGCGCGGCCATGATCCGCTCCAAGGGCGAGGCCGGCACCGGCGACGTGTCCAACGCCGTCACCCACATGCGCACGATCCGGGCCGAGCTGCGCCGGCTGCACGGCCTGAGCGAGGACGAGCTGTACGTCGCGGCGAAGGAGCTCCAGGCGCCGTACGACCTGGTCCGCGAGGTCGCGGCCGCCGGCAAGCTGCCCGTGGTCCTGTTCACCGCCGGCGGCATCGCCACGCCCGCCGACGCGGCGATGATGATGCAGCTCGGGGCCGAGGGTGTCTTCGTGGGCTCCGGCATCTTCAAGTCCGGCAACCCGGCCGAGCGCGCCGAGGCCATCGTCAAGGCGACCACCTTCTACGACGACCCCGACGTCGTCGCGAAGGTCAGCCGGGGCCTGGGCGAGGCCATGGTCGGCATCAACGTCGACGAGATCCCGCAGCCCCACCGGCTCTCCGAGCGCGGCTGGTAG
- the pdxT gene encoding pyridoxal 5'-phosphate synthase glutaminase subunit PdxT — MTTPHVGVFALQGDVREHLAVLESLGAEAFGVRRVSELERCDALVVPGGESTTMFKLARTFDLFDPIRQRIKEGLPVLGTCAGMIMLAERVEDGTPDQETLGGLDITVRRNAFGRQVDSFEGDVDFAGVEGPVHAIFIRAPWVEETGPEVEVLARIDQGPAAGRIVAVRQGPLMATSFHPEVGGDARIHRLFLDLID, encoded by the coding sequence GTGACCACCCCTCACGTCGGAGTCTTCGCCCTGCAGGGCGACGTCCGTGAGCACCTGGCCGTGCTGGAGTCCCTCGGCGCCGAGGCGTTCGGCGTACGCCGGGTGAGCGAGCTCGAGCGGTGCGACGCCCTGGTCGTCCCGGGCGGCGAGTCGACCACGATGTTCAAGCTGGCGCGCACGTTCGACCTCTTCGACCCGATCCGGCAGCGGATCAAGGAGGGGCTCCCGGTGCTCGGCACGTGCGCCGGGATGATCATGCTGGCCGAGCGGGTCGAGGACGGCACCCCCGACCAGGAGACCCTCGGTGGCCTCGACATCACCGTGCGCCGCAACGCCTTCGGCCGACAGGTGGACTCCTTCGAGGGCGACGTCGACTTCGCGGGCGTGGAGGGGCCGGTGCACGCGATCTTCATTCGGGCGCCGTGGGTCGAGGAGACCGGCCCGGAGGTCGAGGTGCTGGCCCGGATCGACCAGGGTCCGGCCGCCGGTAGGATCGTCGCGGTCCGGCAGGGTCCGCTGATGGCGACGTCCTTCCACCCCGAGGTGGGTGGAGACGCCCGGATCCACCGCCTGTTCCTGGACCTGATCGACTGA
- a CDS encoding YebC/PmpR family DNA-binding transcriptional regulator gives MSGHSKWATTKHKKAVVDARRGKMFAKLIKNIEVAARMGGGDIGGNPTLYDAIQKAKKSSVPNDNIDRAVKRGSGAEAGGADYQTIMYEGYGPGGVAMLIECLTDNRNRAAMEVRTAMTRNGGSLADPGSVSFLFNRKGVILVPQAQEGRDVSEDDVLEAALEAGAEDVTDLGEAFEVVTEATDLVAVRTALQEAGIDYDSAEAEFVPDMQVALDKEGASKVFRLIEALEDSDDVQNVFANFDVPDDILAELDA, from the coding sequence ATGTCCGGCCACTCCAAATGGGCGACCACCAAGCACAAGAAGGCGGTCGTCGACGCCCGGCGCGGCAAGATGTTCGCCAAGCTGATCAAGAACATCGAGGTCGCCGCGCGCATGGGCGGCGGAGACATCGGCGGCAACCCGACGCTCTACGACGCGATCCAGAAGGCGAAGAAGTCGTCGGTCCCCAACGACAACATCGACCGCGCCGTCAAGCGCGGGTCGGGCGCCGAGGCCGGGGGAGCCGACTACCAGACGATCATGTACGAGGGCTACGGCCCCGGCGGCGTCGCGATGCTGATCGAGTGCCTGACCGACAACCGCAACCGGGCCGCCATGGAGGTCCGCACCGCGATGACCCGCAACGGCGGCTCCCTGGCCGATCCGGGCTCGGTGAGCTTCCTGTTCAACCGCAAGGGCGTGATCCTGGTCCCGCAGGCACAGGAGGGTCGTGACGTCAGCGAGGACGACGTCCTCGAGGCTGCCCTGGAGGCCGGCGCCGAGGACGTCACCGACCTCGGTGAGGCCTTCGAGGTCGTCACCGAGGCCACCGACCTGGTCGCCGTACGCACGGCGCTCCAGGAGGCCGGCATCGACTACGACTCGGCCGAGGCCGAGTTCGTGCCCGACATGCAGGTGGCCCTCGACAAGGAGGGTGCCTCGAAGGTGTTCCGGCTGATCGAGGCGCTCGAGGACAGCGACGACGTTCAGAACGTCTTCGCCAACTTCGACGTGCCCGACGACATCCTGGCGGAGCTGGACGCCTAG
- the ruvC gene encoding crossover junction endodeoxyribonuclease RuvC: MGIDPGLTRCGMGVVEGSVGRPLLLVDVNVLRTSADQHVSLRLVHIERGIEAWLDEHRPDAVAIERVFARSDSSTIMGTAQASGIAMVAAARRGLPVALHTPSEVKAAVSGNGRADKAQVGAMVARILRLEGPPKPADAADALALAITHIWRGGAQARIDAALAAAGVSTGASTGRARR, translated from the coding sequence CTGGGGATCGACCCCGGGCTGACCCGTTGCGGCATGGGGGTGGTCGAGGGCAGCGTGGGCCGGCCGCTCCTGCTGGTCGACGTCAACGTCCTCCGCACCTCCGCCGACCAGCACGTCTCGCTGCGCCTCGTGCACATCGAGCGCGGCATCGAGGCCTGGCTCGACGAGCACCGACCCGACGCGGTGGCCATCGAGCGGGTCTTCGCGCGCTCCGACTCCAGCACGATCATGGGCACCGCCCAGGCCAGCGGCATCGCCATGGTCGCCGCGGCCCGGCGTGGGCTGCCGGTCGCGCTGCACACGCCGAGCGAGGTCAAGGCCGCCGTCTCCGGCAACGGCCGCGCCGACAAGGCGCAGGTCGGCGCGATGGTGGCCCGGATCCTGCGGCTCGAAGGGCCGCCCAAGCCCGCCGATGCCGCTGATGCCCTCGCGCTGGCGATCACCCACATCTGGCGCGGGGGAGCGCAGGCCCGGATCGACGCCGCCCTGGCCGCGGCGGGGGTCTCGACCGGCGCGAGCACCGGAAGAGCCCGCAGATGA
- the ruvA gene encoding Holliday junction branch migration protein RuvA, which yields MIAFVRGEVAEVTLTSAVLEVGGVGLELMCTPNTLATLRPGHIATLPTSMVVREDSLTLFGFVDDDEKQVFELVQTASGVGPKLAQAMLAVLTPDAVRRAVAGDDVRTLTAVPGIGQKGAQRIILELKDRIGAPTSGGAPVRATVSEPWRDQVQQGLVGLGWSARDADKAIESVADQAGDRPDVAALLRSALRTLSRA from the coding sequence ATGATCGCGTTCGTCCGCGGCGAGGTCGCCGAGGTGACCCTCACCAGCGCAGTGCTCGAGGTCGGCGGGGTCGGCCTCGAGCTGATGTGCACGCCCAACACGCTGGCCACGCTCCGGCCCGGCCACATCGCCACCCTGCCCACCTCGATGGTGGTCCGCGAGGACTCCCTGACGCTGTTCGGCTTCGTCGACGACGACGAGAAGCAGGTCTTCGAGCTCGTGCAGACCGCCAGCGGCGTCGGCCCCAAGCTCGCCCAGGCGATGCTCGCGGTGCTCACTCCCGACGCCGTACGCCGTGCCGTCGCCGGTGACGACGTGCGGACCCTGACGGCGGTCCCCGGCATCGGCCAGAAGGGGGCACAGCGGATCATCCTCGAGCTCAAGGACCGGATCGGCGCACCAACCTCCGGCGGCGCCCCCGTCAGGGCGACGGTGTCCGAGCCCTGGCGCGACCAGGTGCAGCAAGGGCTGGTCGGCCTCGGCTGGTCTGCCCGAGACGCCGACAAGGCGATCGAGTCGGTCGCCGACCAGGCCGGTGACCGCCCGGACGTCGCCGCGCTGCTCCGCTCGGCCCTGCGCACCCTGAGCCGGGCGTGA
- the ruvB gene encoding Holliday junction branch migration DNA helicase RuvB, whose translation MNDPDLDAHEDAYLASLTAVEAEGDERAVEAALRPRTLDEVVGQQRVRDQLGLVLEAARRRGRAPDHVLLSGPPGLGKTTLAMIIAHEMSTPLRLTSGPAITHAGDLAAILSGLNDGDILFVDEIHRMARPAEEMLYLAMEDFRVDVVIGKGPGATAIPLDIPPFTLVGATTRAGLLPGPLRDRFGFTAQLEYYEADELDTIIRRSAGLLGVEADPGGTAEIASRSRGVPRIANRLLRRVRDYAQVRADGVVTRDVAHRALELYEVDELGLDRLDRAVLDSLCRRFGGGPVGISTLAVAVGEERETVEEVAEPFLVRNGFLARTPRGRVATRAAWEHLGLTPPPAPTGNPPVEPTLFES comes from the coding sequence ATGAACGACCCCGATCTCGACGCCCACGAGGACGCCTACCTCGCCTCCCTGACCGCGGTCGAGGCGGAGGGTGACGAGCGCGCCGTCGAGGCGGCGCTCCGGCCGCGCACCCTCGACGAAGTGGTCGGGCAGCAGCGGGTCCGCGACCAGCTGGGCCTGGTGCTCGAGGCCGCCCGACGGCGCGGCCGGGCTCCGGACCACGTGCTGCTGTCGGGCCCGCCGGGGCTGGGCAAGACCACCCTGGCGATGATCATCGCCCACGAGATGTCGACCCCGCTGCGCCTGACCAGCGGCCCGGCGATCACCCACGCCGGCGACCTAGCCGCGATCCTGTCCGGGCTCAACGACGGCGACATCCTGTTCGTCGACGAGATCCACCGGATGGCGCGCCCCGCCGAGGAGATGCTCTACCTCGCGATGGAGGACTTCCGGGTCGACGTGGTGATCGGCAAGGGTCCCGGTGCCACCGCGATCCCGCTCGACATCCCGCCGTTCACCCTGGTCGGCGCCACCACCCGCGCCGGTCTGCTGCCCGGGCCGCTCCGCGACCGCTTCGGCTTCACCGCGCAGCTGGAGTACTACGAGGCCGACGAGCTCGACACCATCATCCGGCGCTCGGCGGGCCTGCTGGGGGTCGAGGCCGATCCCGGCGGCACCGCCGAGATCGCCTCACGATCGCGCGGCGTGCCCCGTATCGCCAACCGGCTGCTGCGCCGGGTCCGTGACTACGCGCAGGTGCGTGCCGACGGCGTGGTGACCCGCGACGTGGCGCACCGCGCCCTGGAGCTCTACGAGGTCGACGAGCTCGGCCTCGACCGGCTCGACCGGGCCGTGCTCGACTCCCTGTGCCGGCGCTTCGGGGGAGGCCCGGTCGGCATCTCCACCCTCGCGGTCGCCGTGGGCGAGGAGCGCGAGACCGTGGAAGAGGTCGCCGAGCCGTTCCTGGTCCGCAACGGCTTCCTGGCGCGTACGCCGCGGGGCCGGGTGGCGACCCGCGCGGCCTGGGAGCACCTCGGCCTGACCCCGCCTCCCGCGCCGACGGGCAACCCGCCGGTGGAGCCGACCCTGTTCGAGTCCTGA
- the yajC gene encoding preprotein translocase subunit YajC has product MRTVVKNLLQLLPLVAIGLLFWLVLIRPAQRRQRALGQLQRAVDVGDEVMLTSGIYGTVRALDDDAISLEVADGVILRVVRAAVGSVVTTPADVGAGEAALVPDEPEEK; this is encoded by the coding sequence GTGAGGACCGTCGTGAAAAACCTGCTGCAGCTTCTGCCGCTGGTGGCGATCGGTCTCCTGTTCTGGCTCGTCCTGATCCGTCCGGCCCAGCGCCGGCAGCGTGCCCTCGGGCAGCTGCAGCGCGCGGTCGACGTGGGTGACGAGGTCATGCTGACCTCCGGCATCTACGGCACGGTCCGGGCGCTCGACGACGACGCGATCTCGCTGGAGGTGGCCGACGGCGTGATCCTGCGCGTGGTCCGCGCCGCCGTCGGCTCGGTCGTGACCACCCCGGCCGATGTCGGCGCCGGAGAAGCAGCGCTCGTCCCCGACGAGCCGGAGGAGAAGTAG